One Brassica oleracea var. oleracea cultivar TO1000 chromosome C7, BOL, whole genome shotgun sequence genomic window carries:
- the LOC106305360 gene encoding 21 kDa protein-like, whose product MLRFVILSLTLVSLINSSNIPKTAATPPSRYQNYKTFVKTACNSTTYPTMCYNSLSSYSSTIKADPIKLCTTSLNVNLKYAKNATLVVSNLLKKAKSTSSPEVPVLKDCVEEMKDTVDELKQAMAELKNLNGGGISKEEHLKNMKTWVSAALTDDTTCTDEFEEEEVNEETKKKVEKAVSELSKTTSNTLALITNYLRF is encoded by the coding sequence ATGTTACGTTTCGTGATACTCTCTCTAACTCTTGTTTCTCTCATCAACTCATCAAACATCCCTAAAACAGCAGCAACTCCACCCTCCAGATACCAAAACTACAAAACGTTCGTAAAAACCGCATGCAACTCAACAACATATCCTACAATGTGCTACAACTCATTGTCCTCCTACTCCTCCACCATCAAAGCTGACCCAATCAAACTCTGCACAACGTCCCTCAACGTCAACCTCAAATACGCCAAAAACGCCACGTTAGTCGTCTCAAACCTTCTCAAAAAGGCTAAATCCACCTCCAGCCCTGAGGTCCCGGTCCTCAAGGACTGCGTGGAGGAGATGAAGGACACTGTCGACGAGCTCAAGCAGGCAATGGCCGAGTTGAAGAATCTCAACGGCGGAGGAATCTCAAAGGAGGAGCATCTAAAGAACATGAAGACGTGGGTGAGCGCGGCGTTGACCGACGATACTACGTGTACGGACGAGTTCGAGGAAGAGGAAGTGAATGAGGAGACGAAGAAGAAGGTGGAGAAGGCTGTTTCTGAACTTTCAAAGACTACAAGCAATACTTTGGCCCTTATAACCAATTATCTACGTTTCTAA